CCTGTATCACCAACAATTCAGCCAGAAAAACTACAttcaagaaaaggaaaaacaatatGATGAAGAAGTTGAGAGAACTAAGTACTCTTTGTGGAATTGAAGCATGTGCAATAATTTACAGCCCATTTGATTTTGAACCCGAGGTTTGGCCTTCTTCTTATGCAATTGAAAATGCTCTGAAAAAGTTAAAGGATATGCCTGCGATAGAGAAGAGTAGGAAGATGTTGAGCCAAGAAAGCTATCTGAAGGGGATGATCTCTAAAGCATACGCAAAGTTAAAGAGAGTGAGAAGGGAAAATCATGAGAAGGAATTGAAAGCTGTCATGTTCCAAAGTCTCACCAAAGGAAttcctcaattccaaaatcTGAACTTGATGGATATGGATGATCTTGGGCGGCTTATCATCCAAAAATTGAATGAGATTGATAACAAAAAAAAGAGTCTCCGTGAGGAGGTGACCGAAAGTCAGAACCAGACTATCCAACTTACTCCAATAGTGAACATGGTGAATCCAAATCCTCACCAAATATGAGATTTGATGGAGATGAGGCAATCCTATTTGGAGATCCACATCATAATAATGTGGTATTAGTTTCGAGTTTGCAATTCTTATAATTTAATTGCATGGTAATTTTTAGCTCTTATATAAGTTTATGTGATAAGTGGGACTTGTTCTCTAAATTGTCCACCTTCAAGGCCAAATCCTTTGTTCGCTTAAAAAAAGTtccttaataataatataatgcAGTACTTGTTTCAAATGTTCTTCATCTTCAATGTTTATGATTGAtgttcaaataataaattagtGTTTCAACATTCAAGGAtttataacatatatattaaaaatcaaTGAGAGAGCAAATTAAATTTATTGATGTGCAAATATGTTGTATTAGTTAAATAAGGTTGGTCGAGCGGCCTAGCATGGAACCCCCATGTCTAGTGTTCAAGTGCCAACTTCTCCTAGTTTGTGGCCACCAAGTTTGAGGAGCTAGC
This portion of the Rosa chinensis cultivar Old Blush chromosome 1, RchiOBHm-V2, whole genome shotgun sequence genome encodes:
- the LOC112188661 gene encoding agamous-like MADS-box protein AGL80 — its product is MARRKQRMACITNNSARKTTFKKRKNNMMKKLRELSTLCGIEACAIIYSPFDFEPEVWPSSYAIENALKKLKDMPAIEKSRKMLSQESYLKGMISKAYAKLKRVRRENHEKELKAVMFQSLTKGIPQFQNLNLMDMDDLGRLIIQKLNEIDNKKKSLREEVTESQNQTIQLTPIVNMVNPNPHQI